The Malus domestica chromosome 17, GDT2T_hap1 genome contains the following window.
AGCCTTGTTAGGTCCATAAAGTCCACACATTATCCCCACTTCCCATTCTTTTTTTGTACTAGCACAACATTTGCTAGCAATTTCGGGTGGTGGACTTTGACGATGAACTGGGCATCCTTGAACTTTGTTCCCTATTTTTGTTTATGCTGGATAACTAGTTTGGTAGTTAGGTCTAGGTGGAGGTAGTAGCAAATCATCGAAGGATAGATTTCGGGCATGTCTTCTGTTGACTACGTGAAAATGTCTTTGTTAGTTTGTAGGAAGTtggtgaatattttttttttctcggtcGATCATCTTTATGCCGATATTGGCTTTCTGTTCCAGTTTGTCGTGATCAAGGCTAATGTACATAATGTCTTTATCTAACTTTAGCTCTGGTGTACTGTCATCGTGGGGGTCAAGATCTATGTGAAATTCCTTATAACTCGTCTATTGACCCCTTAGCTCTAATTGTTATGCTGACTCGTCCATATGGGTGCTTGAGCTTAGTTCTCATTTCCTGATCATGTTTATGCTTTCAACTATGCAGCAATGCATCGGCATTGAtctctttaatttcttttcctcATCCGAGAGCCGGGTAACTGAGTAATTATTGATAAGTGGATGGAACAACTTCATCTTATGTAACCAATTCCGACCAATAATGGCTTTGTGGGGGAGTTAGCCAATCCATTATGTGGAAAGTCACCAGGTGGTTATAGGGTTCTGCTTGGACCGCTAGCTTCACTATTCCCAGAGATCGTATTGGTGCCCCATTGAAGGTGTGAAGGGTTGGTTTCCCTTTGTTGATGCTATTGAGGATTCTCCTTTTTTCAATAGTGTCTTTGAATAGAACGTTGACTTCTGAGCTATTATCGACCAGGGCATGGCTTACGAGGGCATTGAAAATTTGGACCTTGACAACGAGGGCATCGTCATAAGGCAAATAGACATTTTCAAAATCACGATCTGAAAACATCAGGATGTTGGAATCAAGCGCTAGTGGTTTTTGGACAGCATCCACCATTCTTGGTTTCTCGCATGCTACATTCATTTCTTTCCGGACGTTTCCCAGATATTCTTGTTCGCCATATATGCAGTTCCCTTTAAGATGCTTCTTCCCTCGAGCACTGGGCAGGGTGGAGACTCAGAAGCCTATTGGATTTTCTATGATGTTTCTTTGGGATAGGGCGTTGAGACGACTCTTTGGATGTCAGATCAATCATCTTCATCGTTTGGGTAGCCAATTCTTCCAAACGAGCAACAACTTCTTTGAGGTTTTTGATGCGTGCCTTTATGTCAGCTAATCTAGTAGGTTCTCTAGCCAGTGGACTTCATCAGACCCCTTCCAGAGATAAACATATTTCTATGACATATCCCCACATCTCATCCATGGTGGCGACGCCATCATATTCCTGATAGATATAGCCTTGGGAGGCGAAAAATCTGATGTGGTTAACTAAGTCTACTAATATATCAATTGATAGAGTGGTTTGGATGGGAGGAATATAAGTTcattctcaatgaaagcaccaattgttAGAAGGAAATTTGTGAACCGCCTTGAGTGGTGGTTGAGTGCAAACTCGAGCAACCTGCAAAACATTAAACAACCATAAGCAAGCCTAAGATTCGGGGGGTGTATGCCAACCAAAGGCTCTCTGACGGTCAAGTTATGTTGGCAAAAGGCTCTCCGACGATCAAATTATGCCAGCCAAAGGCTCTTTGACAATCAAGCTAGTGAATGATTATAGATTCAAGCAGTAGGCAACATAATTCAAGTGTTTAGATTGTGTTACCATAGATGAACACTAGATGGGTGTATTTATCGTAGGAAGAAACCTTTTTAGGATAAAATCATCATTCTAAGCTGGAAGAATCCTAGAAGATatctagaagtagatattgcatcatCTTAGGAGTTATGATTACTTGAGGCGTATGCCAATACCTAGATTGTAAGAACTCAGAGACTTATAGGATCTAATTATGTCCATATATCTGGATCAGATTGTGTGTCTTGTGGAACAAGTATGGTCATCCAACTTAGTTGCTATGACTCCGCCTAGTGCCTCAGAGTAGAGTGATGGTGGCACTGTTACTTCGTCTGATACaactttgataggagcatatttatgcgacttagttagcttgttcttgtgcatttatgttgttatttcttatttaatttagtatttcaagccattttcatgtgtttgtaggtccaaaagGTTAAAGAGGCAAAGAAGTACATTTTagtgccttttggagcagttttgggcatggaatggatagcatatgatTGGAGGAAGGTGgatggacaaaattgaagacctaaagatgcaagtattcctagttgaagaaggattcctagccaaagaaggattcctagaagaatgaggattcctactcaaagAATGAATGttagccaaggtttcctactttggttttgacctttcctaatccttaaaattccctaagttccagcaacaaagaagggttcctaaatactttgggacatttAAATCTCAGCCttaaacccttgccgcacctttccttgcactttccttcccttgcCGCACAAGGGAGACCATTCCCTTTCCTAGTTTCTGCCATAAACCACTTTCCCCTTTTCTAAAAGATTCCTGCTGCATATCCCATAgtcttttctctttaatttctgaCTTTTACTCCGTGTGGGACTAAATAGCTAAGTTCTAAACCTTTACTTTAATTATGCCGCACCCTAGCCTTAATTACCTAGGGTTTTGACATGTTTTAGGAGTTATATAAACCTTTGTCGCAGCCTTGGAGAGGATCATCATATCATCCACCATTCAGCATCTAAAATCCACTCACAAACATCCTTGCCCCAGCCATCAACTCATCCATTCACTACCATACATACTTTCAGCCATTCTCCCATACAAATCACCACTAAAACCTTCACccataccttgtgccgcaacaaagagaagaaggaggacccttggagtgCTTGCTATTCAAGTTTGGATTGCTAGATCGTTCttaggtgttttcaatcttttgttttcaatgtctaaatttatgtatctttgttttgggaacatgaggagctaaaccccttttagctagggggaatttcgaaaccatgatcatatttgtaatatgaattgattacttccagttgtgattctataaattgtgaatgcaatttacttaactgtttgattgataacttattcttgtttgtagattaaggatgcatacttagtttgcatgcatgaatttgatgctagaatgcaatggagtttcacctaatcgttatgaacttgtattcataagtagtggaggttgccagtcacaatcgtgttaagtagattcctagcaggagtatcatgctcatcatagttacgaatgctttatcaatgcttatgattttcataaagcttaatgatctttgattgtatctctattatgttgttcatatagggaacttttgaagaataatttggattgccGATAGGtatccgtccaattcaatgatttaaggaaaatctgaagatTAATTTAAgtgtacctaattaatctggggtgttgaggttcatggtttattgaaaagcaactagaaattgttttgtatgcaagtgtgtcatgtgtggagaagaactctctagctagcccatcatccatagttttatcccaaattcgtccaaaatctgtcttaagtttttagttacttgttttactttaaattcgtccaaaacccaatcccctttactttagagtgtcaaattagttagaatctatcttagtttgtgtttttaagtgttttgagtcaagtttaaatcaattttcgtccaaagtcattcctagtgtctagtttgagtctatttagttattttaagctgttttgagtcattagagtctaattaagtgtttttgagtttatttttgtgttttaaagttagttttaaatagattagcaatccctcctaatccccggtccagaacgatccctacttacatatttactacaattgtcaataagagggtttaatttgtgtgttaagttaattttcgcatcaagctCCGCCGGGAGCTAGTGAGTGCATGATCGGACTTCTGAGGTAACTGTATTTTGATTAGCCTGAAGTAACTATATTTGAATCAGCCTTACTCTGGCCTTAGAAAATCGTAGTCCCAAATTTATCTTCCTTGCCATGGCAGATCATGGCTTCTATTTCAGTCAAACTAATGGTGGAATAAATATGAGCCTCGCCAATTAATgagggcattttcatcaaataaaAGTTCATATGTCAGCTCTATGATTTTCCAAATTAGTTTGGAGAAAGCCAAGCTGTTAAATTTACAAGGAAAAATAATTACAAGAAAAATTCTCTTGCGTAACTTAAATTGAAATTGTCCCGCGGTCAAGTTTATCTTGCCTCATTAGGAAGAGTTCGCCACCAAACGATTTTACACAAAGAACACATCATCGACTATTTGCCACAAAATTTGTTCCCGATAAATACGACGAGTCTTGAAATCTACAAGCCAACTTCTTAATGTTATCCACCACAGCATCTATAAGGACTTCTATATCTCCCTCCACCTCTATGGTGATGTATCTATAGTCCATCTTATATATACGAAGAATGAATTCAAGAAAATGTTTCACTACATTTTTCCTATAAGGTCAACACACCAATGATAATTGGTCTCACTTATTTTCAAAGTTATAATGAAAATTgtacataaaaacaaaaaaacaaaaacggaACTGAATTTCATACACCAGTTTTAATATCACGCACACCttatatatttctttattttttggttattcGACAACAATAATGTGTGTGTTTATTAATTCTAAAACAAAGCATATGACACTTCTACAGTGGCGGAAGGGAATACTTCATATGCTCCTTTGGTGCGGGTTCAATCCTCACCGATCCCTTGCCCCTTAATATTTAACAATTTACTTCACTAACGCtatcatttgtttaaaaaagaATTCTAACGTAGATATGATGTATCACAATAACACAAACATATACTTGTTTCTAGATCATATATTAGCTTTGCATTTTCTGTAAGGTGTGTttacattatttaattttaattttttactcaTGTACAGAAATAAGATCGAATTATACAACAGATTCTTTAAAATATGCATGAAAAGTCTATGCGTAATCCGCGTAAAGGGTCCTTTCTGTTACGTTTTACAAAACAatttttgaaaaacaaattTGTAAAAGCAATGAATGCTTTTAGTATTTAATCTCAAaaatgatttttgagaaagaaaacattaaaaatccGTCTACTACCAATATTTAAGAGGAGAAATTAGATTCACATCCCtcatttttataatttcatcAATCGAATGTAGAGTTAAACAGTAAATTTTGAATGGTTAGTTTtgtatcaaataaaaaaatttaaaaatagtaaagtttgaatgtatgattccCCATAAAACTCGAAACTGACCGGGTTCTTTTGATAACTATATATGTTGTGGTTGTGGAACTCAGTATTGTTGAATTTTAGCATCTTATGTGGTAATCTACTAGGCCTTAGGGACTTGGAGTTTGATTTAGTTTGGCTCTCAAACCGATGGTGTTCTTTTCTGTGCATATGTACATGTGAAGAATTCATGTTGAACAAAACTGTTGAAATGTCCCAGGTGCATGACAGTGAAACTCCTGAAGATAGGGTGGTCGAAATCCTGTCTAGGTTGCCGCCCAAGTCTCTTATGCGATTCAAATGCATACACAAGTCTTGGTGCACTCTCATCAATAGTCCAAGTTTTGTGGCCAAATACCTCAGCAATTCCGTGGACAACAAACTCTCATCCTCCACTTGTATCCTTCTCAACCGTACTCAGATGCACGTTTTCCCGGACCAGAGTTGGAAATATGAAACTTTATGGTCCATGATGAATCTTTCCAATTATAGTGATGAGCACAACCTTCAATACGATTTTAAGGACCTAAATATACCGTTTCCAACTGAAGACCATCATCCTGTGCAAATTCACAGTTATTGCAATGGTATTGTATGTGTAATAACAGGGAAAAGTGTTCGTATTTTATGCAATCCTGCAACACGGGAATTCAGGCAACTTCCTGCTTCATGCCTTCTTCTACCTTCCCCTCCAGAGGGAAAATTCCAATTGGAGACGATCTTTGAAGGATTAGGATTCGGCTATGATTACAAAGCTAAAGAATACAAGGTTGTGCAAATTATAGAAAATTGTGAGTATTCAGATGATGAGCGAAGATATTATCATCGTATTGCTCTTCCTCACACGGCTGAGGTATACACCGCGACAGCTAACTCTTGGAAAGAGATTAAGATTGAGATATCAAGTAAAACCTATCAGTGTTATGGTTCAGAATACTTGAAGGGATTTTGTTATTGGCTTGCAAACGATGGCGAGGAATACATACTTTCATTTGATTTAGGTGATGAAATATTTCATAAAATACAATTGCCTTCTAGGAGAGAATctggttttaaattttgtaataTTTTTCTGTGTAATGAATCCATTGCTTCGTTTTGCTGTTGTTATGATCCAAAGAATGAGGATTCTACATTATGTGAAATATGGGTAATGGATGACTATGGCGGAGTTAAGAGTTCTTGGACAAAACTCGTAACTGTTGGACCCTTAAAAGGCATTAATGAGAATCCATTGGCATTTTGGAAAAGTGACGAGCTTCTTATGGTTTCCTGCGATGGAAGCGTCACCTCTTATAATTCTAGTACCAAAAATCTCAGCTATCTTAATATTCCTCCTATTCTCAATGAGGTTAGAGATTTCCAAGCTGTTATTTATGTGGAAAGTATTGTTTCAGTCAAGTGAGCGTAAATTAAGTTCCATTTTCTTCTGGATGCATGTTATAAGATGCATCGATGGAACATTGTTATGTTGAGATTATATCGACAGATGTAGTACTCATAGCCTAGCGCTGTTCAAAATTTCATCTTGTGTTACATTTAGCTTTCGTATATGAATTTTTACTGTGCCCTTCCCCatgcagttttattttattttattgcatTTTTTCTTGGTCCCTTAATCTCAATTCATgtacataataaaatattatttttattaatttccaCAACTCATATTTTTCTACAGTccaatggtattcctcttcacttgtaagtaaaaagtcttagattcgattctcgctaaaggcaaatttgaatcCCATTATTACAAGCTCATTGTTAGACTTAACCCACTTTCCTAccccttagtataaataatattgtttgctcaaaaaaaaaaaatcattagctTAATTAATCATGGTAATGCATTCCTGCATGACACCAAGGTCTATGTCTCAAAACATCCTCAAGAGCATCAATGATACTTACGTCTCAAATCACAGTTCTTTAGACCGAAACCAAAAGATTTTCTCTAGATCCAAACCAGGGCATTTGCCACAAAGTTTGTTCccaatatatataatgaaattcAACGTCAAATGAAAATTACACCGATAATAACATCAATAAGGACTTCAAAATCTCCCTCCATCTCcatgtttttgttttagatTTATTAAAGTGTTTACTTACTGTATACAGTTATGCTAGAAGGTGGCATTAAGAGGTTGTAACGACTTAATCATAATTCAAATCTCATTTGAAAGAGAATACTATTGTaggggctggtttggtattgctgtgctttgaaaaaaagctgctgtgaaaataagcggctgtgctgtgagaataagcggctgtgaaataaatcagcagagcgtttggtaaacttttttgtaaaagtgcttttggaaaaaaaaagtagtctgatagtgggtctttgcattaaaggagcactgtagctcagtgtgctttgaaaaaaagccagttttccaaagctgcaaatagcagcttcagctttttcctttgatttcagcttattctcacagcagcttccaaaataagcccttttttttcagtttaccaaacacctaaaaccctcacagctttttttcataggtatttttttttaagcacctcactcccaaactaggtctagaTAGTATAAAGCCATCACCTACACCAAAAAGAGGACCATGACTTGGTTCACCAATCACCTTCTTGTATATGATCATTTTGTCTTTCCATTGCAGTAGTCTTTTTATTGTCTattttttccttcaataaaATTGTAATATATAAGCATAGGTTATACACACAATAACATGTAATAAAAGAGTGCGACAACACATAAAGTTATTTAGTGGAATTTTTTGGAACAATCAATTGGGCTAGGTTTAATTCTAGTACGATCAAGctattaagattttaaaatataaagttcattaaataaattttaaatatgcAAAACGACTGTGTGAAAACAAAGCATAAACATAGTATTTTACCTCATCTTTTCTATACGTTGTCATTGAAATTGAACTTGTTGTGTGCACGATTGTGGACTGCTTCCTATTGCATGCGTTTTGCGCACTTTGTTTCTACATGAAAAAGAAAGCAAAGCTAAAATCCAACTATCTCTCATCAAGCATCTACATGTAAGTAAATAATACATTAACCATCAAAAGATGATATTACTAAAATAAAACTTTTACCTTCCACTTAGGCTTCTcccatttttcaaccattttaaactaaattccTCAATAGTCTTGTACTTTTGAAAAACTAAATTCCTCAATGTGCTTAAACAAACGGCATATCTTGTTTTAATATGTCAACACCACAAATTTTATCTTACCCTACCAAATTTTTCAGCGACGGAAACAATTTCGTCTGTTAAAGCTATCTAACACGACGGACATCGCCAGTGTTAGGGCAGTATTAGTCAGCAAAGCAAACTTCTCTCGAAAGTTCTTACACGATGAATATAGTTTGTAGATGAAGAGACAATTCGCCGGGTAAAATTTTGACCCCAAGGAGGAAAAATTTTAACCGATAAACAAATTGTTAATGTAGACAGAGGAAGAACGAATGAGAAGATAAGGATTCAagaactagagagagagagtaaggtttagagagagaagctGCAAAGACTTGTTGTATTAATCTTTCTTAACCTCTAAGCCATTACAATCTCTTTTTTAACACATGGCATAATCCTAGCCACTATCTATATCCTTACATGCCCCCTTAAACTCATGCCTTGGAGGAACCAAGCATGAGGTTGAAGCAATGAGATCGAAATAGAGGAGCACTGAGGCCTTTAGTTAGTATATCGGCAAATTGTTCCCGAGAAGAAACAAACTGAACCAGGAGTGTCTTCTTAGCAACGCGTTCACGGACAAAGTGCACATCAATCTCAATATGCTTGGTCCGTTGATGCTGAACATGATTGAACGACAATGCAATGGCAGAAAGATTATCACAGAAGAGCACATGAGCATCACAGATTTGAATATGCAGGATTTGTAACAGTTGCTGAATCCAGTCAAGCTCAGCAGTTGTAGTGGACATAGCCCTGTACTCAGCCTATGTAGAGGACCTGGAAACCGTGTTTGCTTCTTGGAGGACCATGAAATAGGATTATTGCCCAAAAAGACAACCATGCCAGTAGTTGATCGGCGATCATTAGGGTCCCCTGCCCAGCCTGCATCACTAAAAGCCTTTAATGACAAAGCACCCCGAGTATAAGAGAGACCAACCAATAAAGTACCCTTGAGATATCGCAGAATACGTTTCACTGCTGTGAAATGGGACATCATTGGAGACTGCATAAATTGGCAGACTTGATGAACTGAGAAAGTAATGTCAGGCCTAGTGAAAGTGAGATACTGTAACGCTCCAACAATGCTCCTATACGCTGTTGGATTGTTGTATGGAAGACCATCATCCTTTAATAGTCGATTATAAGGAAGACATGGAGTGTCACAGGCTTTGCAATCCATCATGTCAACCTTTTCCAATAAATCTTGGATATACTTTGATTGTGACAAGAATAAGCCTTGAGCAGTTTTGGTAACCTGAATCCCCAGAAAGTAATGCAACTCTCCCAAGTCCTTGATATCAAATTCAGTTGTCAAGGATTGAATAACCTGTTGAATAGCAAAAGAAGAACTCCCAGAGATaataatgtcatccacataaagtAAGAGGATGACAATATCACTTCCAACAAACTTAACAAACAAGGAAGAATCAGAATATGTAGACTGAAATCCCAAAGATGGAAGAAAACCTGTGAACCTCTCATTCCAGGCTCGAGGAGCCTGTTTTAATCCATATAAGGACTTATGAAGTCTGCACACGAGCTCAGGATAAGAATGATCTTCAAAACCAGGAGGTTGAGCCATGTAGACCTCTTCATTCAACACTCCATGTAGGAAGGTATTCTTCACGTCCAACTGCCTCAGGGACCAATTAAAGTGGGATGCCAAAGCTAGAACAAGACGCACGGTGGTTGGCTTGACCACTGGACTAAAAGTCTCCCCATAATCTAAGCCAGGTTCTTGATTAAACCCCTTGGCAACCAAGCGGGCCTTATGTCGAGCAATAGAACCATCGGAGTTCGTTTTGAGCttaaacacccatttgcaacccaCCAGGTTCTTTTTAGGTGGCAAAGGAACGAGACTCCATGTGTTTTGATTGTGAAGGGCAGCTAACTCTTCTTTCATAGCATTCAACCAAACTGGGGCTTTCAAAGCAGACTTATACGTAGCAGGTTCCACTTGAGCTAAATCAACCGGACTAGAATCATGGAGCTGACTGAGCAacactttcttttttattatacCATCCTTACTTCTTGTTTGCATAGGATGTAGATTAAGCGGTGCTATAGGCAAGACCACTTGAAGGTGATCCGAATTGAACATAGGATCCACATGGAGTAATGGTGAAGAACTTGCAGGTGCAGTAATGGACGGAGAAGCAACATTCTCTGGTGATGACAATGTGCTAGGGGATGGTACTGATACATAAGGAGAAGTATTGGGTGAAGAAGACATGGGAATAGAGGATGAAGAGACAACATGATTCAATGATAGAGATGG
Protein-coding sequences here:
- the LOC103448843 gene encoding F-box/kelch-repeat protein At3g06240 — encoded protein: MLNKTVEMSQVHDSETPEDRVVEILSRLPPKSLMRFKCIHKSWCTLINSPSFVAKYLSNSVDNKLSSSTCILLNRTQMHVFPDQSWKYETLWSMMNLSNYSDEHNLQYDFKDLNIPFPTEDHHPVQIHSYCNGIVCVITGKSVRILCNPATREFRQLPASCLLLPSPPEGKFQLETIFEGLGFGYDYKAKEYKVVQIIENCEYSDDERRYYHRIALPHTAEVYTATANSWKEIKIEISSKTYQCYGSEYLKGFCYWLANDGEEYILSFDLGDEIFHKIQLPSRRESGFKFCNIFLCNESIASFCCCYDPKNEDSTLCEIWVMDDYGGVKSSWTKLVTVGPLKGINENPLAFWKSDELLMVSCDGSVTSYNSSTKNLSYLNIPPILNEVRDFQAVIYVESIVSVK